The following coding sequences lie in one Apium graveolens cultivar Ventura chromosome 3, ASM990537v1, whole genome shotgun sequence genomic window:
- the LOC141711440 gene encoding succinate dehydrogenase subunit 5, mitochondrial-like has product MEKIVRARSLYRSIFHRSRGYITTSVNHQLLAASRRSSPLSTVAKRLSPDFRSPLLIKNMGSTRSFSEDVTHMPTIKDSEINIAIKDLLAADWSEIPSAVVSEANKALTKSTEDKSGQETLKNVLLAAEAVEEFTGKLVSLRMEIDDSVGLSGEDVKPLPDVFAKALLTAFQRYNAYLDAFNPDETFIRKKVENELGTRMIHLKMRCGGLGSEWGKITVLGTSGLSGSYVEHRA; this is encoded by the exons ATGGAGAAAATAGTGAGAGCTAGATCTCTCTACCGTTCGATCTTTCACAGATCCCGAGGTTATATCACCACTTCCGTCAACCACCAACTCCTCGCCGCCTCTCGCCGGAGTTCTCCTCTCTCTACCGTTGCTAAACGCCTCTCTCCAG ATTTCAGGTCCCCTTTGTTAATCAAAAACATGGGAAGCACGCGTTCTTTTAGTGAGGATGTAACTCATATGCCTACCATTAAAGACTCCGAGATAAACATCGCTATTAAGGATTTACTAGCGGCAGATTGGAGTGAAATCCCAAGTGCTGTAGTTTCTGAAGCAAACAAAGCATTGACTAAGAGCACAGAAGATAAGTCTGGTCAGGAGACCTTGAAAAATGTTCTCCTTGCAGCTGAGGCAGTCGAGGAGTTTACAGGCAAACTTGTATCCCTGAGGATGGAAATTGACGACTCCGTTGGATTGAGTGGAGAG GATGTCAAGCCTCTACCAGATGTGTTTGCCAAAGCATTGCTAACTGCTTTTCAGCGTTACAATGCATATTTGGATGCCTTCAACCCTGATGAGACTTTTATCCGAAAGAAAGTGGAGAATGAGCTGGGAACACGGATGATTCACTTAAAAATGAGATGCGGTGGTCTCGGTTCTGAATGGGGAAAG ATTACAGTTCTCGGAACTTCAGGGCTTTCCGGTTCTTATGTTGAGCACAGAGCATAG
- the LOC141711442 gene encoding CST complex subunit CTC1: protein MDQQSVTILSLSQLIRQSLPLTAASFIPSSQSKPKPKPKPNPKNNRSDEQKIEFLNSPNPKTLKPLNGPTILIGTLNLPIHKNLASLNLNLNSGSGCCKVSCFLFCDDGFSICCDFLDFHPRVIGKKIRVLAWNYIPFKCGEGFLEIIKWDFVEFSGLLVSCELKFESFSLNLEFLGNVNGNCNAKYYVHGVVESVSPVTVVPCSVGGNDGKGASLVCGFLTKVLVCECKSCSCSDPGRALCGVYEGHSIDSFTKSFIVYFYDFASCWHPVVSRLVGKYVSLTGLKKKLIFIGKEESQLMYVTSEKSKLHLPRLRDQFVLLKKSNILGKGECGDYTGIVTEIYMQGMVVEFDKKVMLLLTDQLLNFTHSLRVGAIVSVRNVHFVHPNFSWTKLLVLGACIKTSIYVNSFSPMKTGCNIQRHSGSLLRKFIDSLSFSAKMWVLLTISCFKRKFYGILSEKDILGSKHKQGVAQKYCTSCLPSSVVRLRHGIFTEYCKHDSCGCGSEPDCSHLKLVVPMSSFISHCEATWIKMRAGKTDSNIVSNNNRNSPLTCGQKSFNQPTKRMLQSQDIDMVLLGSLRNSLSSGRLQLADATGSIDSVIPNLPSSWSIGTIYQVYDFTVVMEGISDREDHLETVPSGLFSCKSIFDNAISVKGRNMAIYLHCRLKDELYRNRAVYPGFSNEENFEDLSGRFHFLNVTHKFPVLQKFQGDQIVTERLRIYAEAIILPWDLLLPEKNGDHVIAISETLSCDSTERYTRSYEKRSKRCKTIEASSVGFSDAGNDSAGSSTSCLNPCSKIYNEKICFGSSHPLEISCITVFSKETLFNCRNDNAKITSSSNSGVRKVLLEFDQGSFCKFQSLKIGGYYIIKHHKEDRYCTIKCSNDMRSSKIVITSRASLLSISFSSQEALLKTDQTPLIHETFFSNKMTLPEDSHRVEHPILRFIDACPQSCSDIKIILSPESLGFLEGNINILGQGLVKPIVSFEELTYVSECMTRSVQSLQTPNLDVFLPKGKLISLHGHVVGFHSTKSIIGDYAPNFNMGITQSACIHVLVKNHMVKVFGNLSKHALPVGFGAGVNATFHRILITGRQNEILLIPASVIVISSVLVVYEGSCNIFSATLEFPNIPSKEVGPVSLISELDKCSDHMLLQLHCKIIAVYILMLEKSKKAVHSHPIAHIHSSAVNIPLAGFILDDGSSLCCCWTNNEKALTLLQLDKEYDTKRKSSRGLKKTLLTKSRNPNSVKLDKIVQQYGKVVMRNCGSTSDSCFQDIIVSFGSNKFFSWRDEAFLKSSILNACFRSTLWTVVGRPMDSTETERLENQLTSLNMPNLPMRNIWGVDFTQSNPVTEARSIIEELNMK, encoded by the exons ATGGACCAACAATCTGTAACAATCCTCTCACTTTCTCAACTCATTCGTCAATCTCTCCCACTCACAGCTGCTTCTTTTATACCCTCTTCGCAATCGAAACCGAAACCGAAACCGAAACCGAACCCGAAAAATAACCGATCAGATGAGCAAAAGATTGAATTTTTAAATTCCCCAAACCCCAAAACCCTAAAACCCCTAAATGGGCCCACAATTCTAATAGGAACCCTAAATCTTCCAATTCACAAGAATCTTGCAagtttgaatttgaatttgaattcaGGTTCTGGGTGTTGTAAAGTTAGTTGCTTTTTGTTTTGTGATGATGGGTTTTCGATTTGTTgcgattttcttgattttcatccGAGAGTAATTGGGAAAAAGATTCGTGTTCTTGCTTGGAATTACATTCCTTTTAAGTGTGGTGAGGGGTTCTTGGAAATTATTAAGTGGGATTTTGTGGAATTTTCGGGTTTGTTGGTTTCGTGTGAGTTGAAGTTTGAGTCTTTTTCGTTAAATTTGGAGTTTTTGGGTAATGTGAATGGGAATTGTAATGCTAAGTATTATGTTCATGGGGTTGTAGAGTCGGTTAGTCCTGTTACGGTTGTTCCTTGTAGTGTTGGGGGAAATGATGGTAAGGGAGCAAGTTTAGTGTGTGGATTTTTAACTAAAGTTTTGGTTTGTGAGTGTAAATCGTGTAGTTGTAGTGATCCGGGTAGAGCATTGTGTGGTGTTTATGAAGGACATAGTATTGATAGTTTTACAAAATCATTTATTGTGTATTTTTATGATTTTGCATCGTGCTGGCACCCTGTGGTTTCGAGATTGGTGGGAAAGTATGTTTCATTGACGGGTTTGAAGAAGAAGTTAATTTTTATTGGGAAAGAAGAGTCGCAGTTAATGTATGTGACCTCGGAGAAATCTAAGTTACATCTTCCTAGATTGCGGGATCAGTTTGTTTTATTGAAGAAGAGCAATATTCTCGGTAAAGGTGAATGTGGTGATTACACGGGCATTGTAACGGAAATTTACATGCAGGGAATGGTCGTTGAGTTTGATAAGAAAGTGATGTTACTATTAACAGACCAGCTGCTTAATTTTACACATAGTCTCAGAGTTGGTGCAATC GTATCTGTGAGGAATGTACATTTTGTGCATCCCAATTTTTCTTGGACAAAACTACTTGTACTTGGTGCCTGTATTAAAACCAGCATTTATGTGAACTCATTTTCTCCCATGAAAACTGG GTGCAATATCCAGCGACACTCTGGAAGCCTTTTGAGGAAGTTCATTGACTCCTTGTCATTTTCTGCAAAAATGTG GGTATTACTTACCATCTCGTGCTTCAAGAGAAAGTTCTACGGGATTTTATCCGAGAAGGATATTTTAGGATCAAAACAT AAGCAAGGAGTGGCTCAAAAATATTGCACTTCCTGTTTACCTTCATCAGTCGTCCGTTTACGG CATGGCATATTTACAGAATACTGCAAGCATGACTCCTGTGGTTGTGGATCCGAACCTGATTGTAGCCACTTGAAATTG GTGGTTCCCATGTCTAGTTTTATTAGTCATTGTGAGGCCACATGGATAAAGATGAGAGCTGGGAAGACTGATTCTAATATAGTTAGTAACAATAACCGAAACAGCCCCCTAACTTGTGGGCAGAAATCTTTTAATCAGCCTACTAAAAGGATGCTGCAAAGTCAAGATATCGATATGGTTTTGTTGGGAAGCTTAAGG AATTCTCTATCCTCCGGACGTTTGCAGCTGGCTGATGCAACTGGCAGCATCGACTCTGTCATACCCAACCTTCCATCAAGTTGGAGCATCGGAACCATATATCAG GTCTATGACTTCACGGTTGTAATGGAAGGCATTTCTGACCGAGAAGATCATTTAGAAACAGTCCCAAGTGGATTGTTTTCGTGTAAAAGTATATTTGATAATGCTATATCTGTAAAAGGGAGAAATATGGCCATTTATTTGCATTGCCGGTTAAAAGATGAACTTTATAGAAACCGTGCAGTTTACCCTGGTTTTAGTAACGAGGAGAATTTTGAAGATCTAAGCGGAAGATTCCATTTTCTTAATGTTACTCACAAATTTCCCGTGTTACAAAAG TTTCAAGGCGATCAAATTGTTACAGAGAGGTTGAGAATATATGCTGAGGCCATTATTTTGCCTTGGGATCTGCTTCTCCCTGAGAAAAATGGAGATCATGTAATTGCTATATCCGAAACTCTTTCCTGCGACTCGACGGAACGTTATACTAGAAGTTACGAGAAGAGGAGTAAAAGATGTAAAACAATTGAAGCATCTAGTGTTGGCTTCAGTGATGCTGGAAATGATTCAGCTGGCAGTTCAACTTCTTGCTTAAACCCTTGCAGTAAAATTTACAATGAGAAGATATGTTTTGGATCAAGTCATCCACTTGAAATCTCCTGCATCACTGTTTTTTCAAAAGAAACCCTGTTCAACTGTAGAAATGATAATGCAAAGATTACTTCTTCCTCCAACTCAGGTGTCAGAAAGGTTTTGCTGGAGTTTGATCAGGGTAGCTTTTGCAAATTTCAG TCACTGAAGATTGGTGGTTATTACATTATAAAGCACCACAAGGAAGATCGTTATTGCACTATTAAGTGCTCCAACGATATGAGAAGTAGTAAAATAGTTATAACTTCTAGAGCAAGTCTGTTGAGCATTTCATTCTCATCACAGGAGGCACTTTTGAAAACTGATCAAACACCTCTAATTCATGAAACATTTTTCAGCAATAAAATGACCCTGCCCGAAGATTCTCATAGAGTTGAGCATCCAATTTTAAGATTCATCGATGCATGTCCTCAATCCTGTTCagacataaaaataattttgtcTCCTGAATCTTTAGGTTTCTTAGAAGGCAATATAAATATTTTAGGGCAAGGTTTAGTAAAGCCAATTGTCTCATTTGAAGAATTGACTTACGTCTCTGAATGCATGACTCGATCAGTACAATCTCTTCAGACTCCAAATTTGGATGTTTTTTTGCCCAAGGGAAAACTAATATCTTTGCATGGACATGTGGTTGGTTTTCACAGCACTAAGAGTATTATTGGTGATTATGCCCCAAATTTCAATATGGGTATAACACAGAGTGCCTGCATCCATGTTCTAGTTAAGAACCACATG GTGAAAGTCTTTGGCAACTTGAGTAAACATGCTCTTCCTGTTGGATTTGGAGCAGGTGTAAATGCTACGTTCCACAGAATACTCATAACAGG ACGGCAAAATGAAATTCTGCTAATACCCGCATCTGTCATCGTTATCAGTTCTGTATTGGTTGTGTATGAAGGCAGTTGTAATATTTTCTCAGCTACTTTAGAATTTCCCAACATTCCCTCAAAAGAAGTTGGGCCAGTGTCTTTGATATCTGAATTGGACAAATGCTCAGACCATATGCTACTGCAGTTGCATTGCAAG ATTATTGCTGTATATATCTTGATGCTGGAGAAAAGTAAAAAAGCTGTGCACTCTCATCCAATAGCTCACATCCACTCAAGTGCAGTTAACATTCCTCTTGCGGGTTTTATTCTTG ACGATGGATCATCCTTGTGTTGTTGCTGGACTAATAATGAGAAGGCGCTGACTTTGTTACAACTGGATAAAGAATACGATACTAAAAGAAAAAGTTCAAGGGGATTAAAGAAGACCTTGCTAACGAAATCCAGAAATCCCAACAGTGTTAAATTGGATAAAATTGTGCAGCAGTATGGGAAAGTTGTCATGAGAAACTGTGGATCAACTTCCGATTCTTGTTTTCAGGACATAATAGTATCTTTTGGTTCAAATAAATTTTTCAGCTGGCGAGATGAGGCTTTCCTTAAGTCGAGTATCCTAAATGCTTGCTTCAGAAGCACCCTTTGG ACTGTTGTTGGCCGTCCCATGGATTCAACCGAAACTGAGAGGTTAGAAAACCAATTGACGTCGCTGAACATGCCAAATCTTCCGATGAGAAATATATGGGGGGTGGACTTCACTCAATCCAACCCGGTCACTGAAGCGAGGAGCATCATTGAAGAATTGAACATGAAATGA